From the Vigna radiata var. radiata cultivar VC1973A unplaced genomic scaffold, Vradiata_ver6 scaffold_171, whole genome shotgun sequence genome, the window TCCATCCGAATCTTTCTCCCCGAATCGGCCCTCAACGCTCCCGAGTCTCGTTCCAAACCTAGGACTCGCTCCATTCCCGAGCCTCAGCCTCGATCCGCGCACCTCGATTCAATCACACGGAGGAAAAGCTACGGTCCGCCTCTCCTGGAGGAGCGCCGGAGCAACAGCTTCGGAGGGGGCTCCGGCGTCGAGTGTTTGAACCTGATGACGGAAGGAGCGTACCTGGGCTACTCGCCGCCGTCGGTGGCGCAGGGGGAGCGGCGGAGGCTACCTGTGGTCCTCCAGTTCCACGGAGGGGGGTGGGTTAGCGGAGGTAGCGATTCGGTGGCGAACGATATTTTCTGCCGGCGGATTGCTGAGTTATGTGATGTGATAGTGATTGCAGTGGGGTACCGTCTGGCGCCGGAAAACCGGTACCCGGCGGCGTTTGAGGACGGCGTGAAGGTGCTAAATTGGCTGGCGAAGCAGGCAAATTTGGCCGAATGTAGCAGGTCGATGAGTGGTGGGAGGAGTGGTGGGcatggtggtggtagtggtggtggggAGTTCAAGAAATCGGATGCTCATAAGCATATTGTTGGTTCCTTTGGGGCTTCTGTGGTTGAGCCTTGGCTGGCTGCTCATGGTGATCCTTCAAGGTTGTTACTATTTCAtgataattgtgttttatttatttgttactgTTATGTAGAGTTCATGGTTATCTGATTAATGATTTATGAATTCAGGTTggaattttatctttaatggTCGTTTTTCTTGACTTGTTATTGAACTtcatttttttgtgttgttgtttAGTGTGTGTGTCTGTAAACATTTTCCATTGCTTCTTTGATATTGAGATAGTGATTAGCCAAAGAATGAAGGTCAAGGATCCTTCCTGAATTGGGGAGGGAGAGTTTGTAAATGAAAGTAGGTTGGGACTAGTTTAAGCTGAACACCACAGTTTATGTTAATTACTCAGAGGCAGTGGATTTGATTCATCTGAATTTGAATTGTATATGGTCGGTTAAATCTAGGACTCAAGATGAGAGCTTTCTTGTGAcaatgtttgatatatttgacaAGGTCACATTTTATGGACGTTTTAGATTTAGGacaaatatttgttaacttttttgaCTGATTCAATAATTCCCGAATTTCTATCTTAAATGAGGTCTATGTCTAACCTTAGTTGTTCGTAAATCACATTTTGGTGCACATTCTGGTTACAATCATATAGATCTGGTTGGCTGAAACATACTACTGGGAATGGATTTCTCTAATattgtttatatgtttatattagcATTATATGTCCATAGGTCACTTATAATAAGTACTATGAAAAGTACAAACACATTGAAAGAGAGGTGATAAAGTGATGACTGATGATGAGATGCCAAGTATTCATATTCTGGAGAGATTGCTTGTTGACCGAAACAAGTCATTCTTCATAACTGTTGAAGGAATTAAAGGGAGACATGTAGTGCTTAAGCAACACTTTTGTGGATGTCTTTATCCTCaaatttcttttgttctttcttgTTGTCTGATGGTTTGTTATTCTCAGTATTGAATTTCTGTTTTCCTTCAATGATGGAAGACTCGTGCACTAAGAGACTCTTCTAAACTAATCTTTCAGTTGTTGGCCACCCCATCTCAACTATATCTTCTACACTAAATGATTATGTATCTTCCTTTGACAAAACCCAATATTAAATTGATGAAGCTTGGTTATAGAATCATtgacaatatttataattaaatatcttaattttttttctccaaaatagttcttttcaaataaaaatcactAATAATGGGAAGGCATTGACTATGTATGATGATATGGTGAATTGAGAAGATGATTGTTTGACTAAGTCTCTAGCTATTAACTCCTCTAGCATGTCGAACATACTGGGATACGTTGCCTTTTCAAAAGGGGAGATTTCTAATATTCTCTTTATGTAGAGGTAGCTTTATAatcattcatatataatttggtaatattttagttttattgtaTGGTTATATGGTTCCATTACCACTTGTTACATTCTGAGTGGAATGGTGTGATTCTGAGAGTAACTAAAAATCTTCTCTACCACTTGTATGTGTGCATTGGGAGTTAACAATTTCCTAAATACTCTTTTGTATTGTTGGTCACACTAATTTCTTTCCGATATGCTTCCTTTGGATCTAGCTGTCAGATAGTCCTCATAGTATTTTCCTTCTTTAGGgcttaacattttatttttcttttaatgttgaaACAGATGTGTTCTTCTTGGAGCAAGTTGTGGTGCCAATATTGCAGACTATGTAGCTCGTAAAGCTGTGGAAGGAGGCAAACTTCTGGACCCTGTCAAGGTGGTAGCACAGGTTCTAATGTATCCATTTTTCATAGGAAGTGTTCCCACACGGTCTGAAATAAAGTTGGCAAACTCTTACTTTTATGACAAGGCCATGTGTATGCTTGCATGGAAACTTTTCCTACCTGAGGGGGAATTTAGTTTGGACCATCCATCTGCTAATCCCCTTGTCCCGGGTCGGGGTCCTCCTTTAAAGTTGATGCCTCCGACATTGACAGTTGTGGCCGAACATGACTGGATGAGGGATCGTGCCATTGCATACTCAGAGGAGCTCCGAAAGGTGAACGTGGATGCACCTGTTCTTGAGTATAAGGATGCGGTACATGAATTTGCAACACTTGATGTCCTTCTCAAAAGCCCTCAGGCCCAGGTTTGTGCTGAAGACATAGCCATATGGATGAAGAAACATATTTCTCTTCGGGGTCATGAATTCTCATATTGAGTAGGATATAGCGGATTCAGATGATGATTAAGCTGGAAGATATTTACCCCACATGGGATCTGagatatattatttgattggTTTTGATTCTTGATAAGCTATTTGATGCTAATTGGTTCCATGTTCACCTGGccagtttattattttttggtttgtAAAATAGAGTTGGCTGAGTAGGATTAGTTGAGCCACCAAGATGTATTGACTCGTACATACTGCACTTGACCAATCTTGTGCCATTTTTTCTGTGTATTATGATgtcttttttctctctaaaaatattatggaaCCATATTAAGGGTGAGTATATGGTATCCAATCCATCACCCAATCTAAGATCCTCCAAATGGTGTAAGGTACGTTCActacaaaattgaattttgatgtctattattttttacttttgatgtCAGTCCAAATTCCGACGTCTTAGTTGTGGACATTGAAGGACATCGACACTGGGTGAAACCGATGTACATTGACGGTGAACAGAAAAGAAACCGACGTTCAAAGATACTGAGCTATAGGATCTCCACCATTGAACATGAACTTTTGCAAATGCTTTATGCTTTGGCGTTGAGCAAAAGTGGACACCACTGAGTGCTATCTTTATACTGAAAATGGGAAACAATTGACGTCAGTTGTGGTATTAACCAATGTTAATTGATGTTaagcattttttaaaaattaatttatttgtttttacaaatgttccaaacctaaaaaatagaaaacatttatcACTTGAATGTTTgctaattcaaatttaaaagtataaagtaATCAAAACTAAGAGTAAA encodes:
- the LOC106780244 gene encoding probable carboxylesterase 11 isoform X1, producing MPSVAVKLYSVFFKFLLKHRLQNRIQTSSQHSDSFGITTRPEEVVAAANPSFADGVATKDIHIDPLASLSIRIFLPESALNAPESRSKPRTRSIPEPQPRSAHLDSITRRKSYGPPLLEERRSNSFGGGSGVECLNLMTEGAYLGYSPPSVAQGERRRLPVVLQFHGGGWVSGGSDSVANDIFCRRIAELCDVIVIAVGYRLAPENRYPAAFEDGVKVLNWLAKQANLAECSRSMSGGRSGGHGGGSGGGEFKKSDAHKHIVGSFGASVVEPWLAAHGDPSRCVLLGASCGANIADYVARKAVEGGKLLDPVKVVAQVLMYPFFIGSVPTRSEIKLANSYFYDKAMCMLAWKLFLPEGEFSLDHPSANPLVPGRGPPLKLMPPTLTVVAEHDWMRDRAIAYSEELRKVNVDAPVLEYKDAVHEFATLDVLLKSPQAQVCAEDIAIWMKKHISLRGHEFSY
- the LOC106780244 gene encoding probable carboxylesterase 11 isoform X2; its protein translation is MPSVAVKLYSVFFKFLLKHRLQNRIQTSSQHSDSFGITTRPEEVVAAANPSFADGVATKDIHIDPLASLSIRIFLPESALNAPESRSKPRTRSIPEPQPRSAHLDSITRRKSYGPPLLEERRSNSFGGGSGVECLNLMTEGAYLGYSPPSVAQGERRRLPVVLQFHGGGWVSGGSDSVANDIFCRRIAELCDVIVIAVGYRLAPENRYPAAFEDGVKVLNWLAKQANLAECSRSMSGGRSGGHGGGSGGGEFKKSDAHKHIVGSFGASVVEPWLAAHGDPSRCVLLGASCGANIADYVARKAVEGGKLLDPVKVVAQVLMYPFFIGSVPTRSEIKLANSYFYDKAMCMLAWKLFLPEGEFSLDHPSANPLVPGRGPPLKLMPPTLTVVAEHDWMRDRAIAYSEELRKVNVDAPVLEYKDAVHEFATLDVLLKSPQAQSKFRRLSCGH